A window from Ignavibacteriota bacterium encodes these proteins:
- a CDS encoding YeeE/YedE family protein, with protein sequence MSAPFFKYEYFGTDVSLIIAFVIGIAFGFALERGGFGRATILAAQFYFTNMRVLKVMFTAIVTAMLGIFFLSVIGFLDLSLIYLTPTNVMPNLVGGLVAGVGFVIGGYCPGTSIVAVATGKIDALVYVIGMLFGIFVFGEMFPSIEHFFNSTAMGSVTLPQFFNIPYGIVVFLVVVMAIGAFAAAEWGERKMGNKSLEKKI encoded by the coding sequence ATGAGTGCACCATTCTTTAAATATGAATATTTTGGAACAGACGTAAGTTTAATTATTGCATTTGTAATTGGGATTGCATTCGGATTTGCTTTGGAGCGCGGCGGTTTCGGTAGAGCAACAATTTTGGCAGCTCAATTTTATTTTACAAATATGCGTGTATTAAAAGTTATGTTTACAGCAATTGTAACTGCAATGCTTGGAATTTTCTTTTTATCCGTAATTGGATTTTTAGATTTATCTCTAATTTATCTTACTCCAACTAATGTGATGCCTAATTTAGTTGGGGGTTTAGTTGCTGGTGTTGGATTTGTAATTGGTGGTTATTGCCCAGGAACATCAATTGTTGCTGTTGCTACCGGAAAAATTGATGCATTGGTTTATGTAATTGGAATGCTGTTCGGAATTTTTGTTTTCGGAGAAATGTTTCCATCTATTGAACATTTCTTCAACTCAACAGCAATGGGAAGTGTAACATTACCACAATTTTTCAATATTCCTTATGGAATTGTAGTTTTTCTTGTTGTGGTTATGGCAATTGGCGCATTCGCTGCTGCTGAGTGGGGAGAAAGGAAAATGGGAAATAAATCATTGGAGAAAAAAATATGA
- a CDS encoding YeeE/YedE family protein, with product MNGLTEKISHIFEHGDHAHIHVKEKPFSNPYFVGIGLGLVLLAAFVIMGRGLGASGALSTAVAVSVNKIAPEHAAKNSFYTEYLGDKNSNPFKDWLVFQVIGVLFGGFISGILSHRVKKGIEKGPKISTKMRLVYAFIGGGLLGWGAKLARGCMSGQALTGGAVLNFGSWIFMMMVFVGGYAAAYFLRRQWI from the coding sequence ATGAATGGTTTAACAGAAAAAATTTCACATATTTTTGAACATGGAGATCATGCTCACATTCATGTGAAAGAAAAACCTTTCTCAAACCCTTATTTTGTTGGAATTGGTTTAGGTTTAGTTTTGCTTGCGGCTTTCGTAATTATGGGGAGAGGATTAGGCGCATCCGGCGCACTTTCTACCGCAGTTGCAGTTAGTGTAAATAAAATTGCACCGGAACATGCTGCAAAAAATAGTTTTTATACAGAATATCTCGGCGATAAAAATTCAAATCCATTTAAAGATTGGTTAGTCTTTCAAGTAATTGGAGTTTTGTTCGGAGGATTTATTTCCGGGATTCTTTCACATCGGGTTAAAAAAGGAATTGAGAAAGGTCCAAAAATTTCTACAAAGATGAGATTGGTTTATGCATTTATTGGTGGAGGATTATTAGGCTGGGGCGCTAAATTAGCTCGCGGTTGTATGAGCGGACAAGCTTTAACCGGTGGTGCAGTTTTAAATTTTGGCAGTTGGATATTTATGATGATGGTTTTTGTCGGAGGTTATGCGGCAGCTTATTTTTTAAGGAGACAATGGATATGA
- the nrfD gene encoding polysulfide reductase NrfD encodes MNEITSTRNNHMIDPTLSVWGWEIPVYLFLGGMVAGMMLISGYFLFKGRQTEKNCSCFYLPYMSVILLSIGMFALFLDLEHKLYVWRLYTTFQISSAMSWGSWILVLVYPILLVNILLKPPKFLEEKLPQIINWKKYLLEKPILLKNIGIITMFFGAGIGLYTGVLLSSLGARPLWSSAILWLLFLVSGLSGAAAFVHVIAKDVYERELLAKADNAFLIIELFVIALFIIGLKTATEVQAQAADLLLTGEFAPSFWVFVIGIGIIIPLIIQLLAVNHKVKHTALAPLMVIVGGLILRFIIVSAGQYSHWFNSNLH; translated from the coding sequence ATGAACGAAATTACTTCAACAAGAAATAATCACATGATTGATCCGACACTTTCCGTATGGGGTTGGGAAATTCCGGTTTATCTTTTTCTTGGCGGAATGGTTGCCGGTATGATGCTAATTTCCGGATATTTTTTATTTAAGGGAAGACAAACTGAAAAAAATTGTTCATGTTTTTATTTGCCATATATGAGTGTGATTTTGTTGAGCATTGGAATGTTTGCATTGTTCTTGGATTTAGAACACAAACTATATGTTTGGAGATTATACACAACATTTCAGATTAGCTCTGCAATGTCGTGGGGTTCTTGGATTTTAGTATTAGTATATCCAATTTTATTGGTTAACATTCTATTAAAACCACCAAAATTTCTTGAAGAAAAACTTCCGCAAATTATAAATTGGAAAAAATATTTGCTTGAAAAACCAATTCTGCTGAAAAACATCGGCATAATTACTATGTTTTTTGGAGCGGGAATTGGATTATATACCGGAGTTCTGTTAAGCTCACTTGGGGCAAGACCATTATGGAGTTCGGCGATTCTTTGGTTACTGTTTTTGGTTTCCGGACTTTCCGGTGCTGCGGCTTTTGTTCATGTAATTGCTAAAGATGTTTACGAACGTGAATTGTTAGCAAAGGCTGATAATGCATTTTTAATTATTGAACTTTTCGTAATTGCTCTTTTTATTATAGGATTGAAAACAGCAACTGAAGTACAAGCGCAAGCCGCTGATTTACTTTTAACCGGAGAATTTGCACCAAGTTTTTGGGTTTTTGTTATTGGTATTGGAATTATTATCCCGCTTATTATTCAGCTGCTTGCCGTAAATCATAAAGTAAAACATACGGCACTTGCACCTTTAATGGTTATTGTTGGAGGATTAATTTTAAGATTTATAATTGTTTCTGCCGGTCAATACAGTCATTGGTTTAACTCAAATTTACATTAA
- a CDS encoding 4Fe-4S dicluster domain-containing protein, which produces MARYGMVIDTKKCVGCQDCVIACQSENNVPQGFCRDWITTESKGKFPTISLEIRTERCNHCTDAPCVSCCPTGASHYHDIGGVVLVNHDECIGCKACIASCPYDARYVHPEGYVDKCTFCIHRVEKGLNPACVSVCPTHCMYFGDFDDPNSQVNLLLQSRKYHSLIPEAGTKPNIFYLI; this is translated from the coding sequence ATGGCAAGATACGGAATGGTTATCGATACAAAAAAATGTGTGGGATGTCAAGATTGTGTAATTGCTTGTCAATCTGAAAATAATGTTCCGCAAGGATTTTGCAGAGATTGGATTACTACAGAATCGAAAGGAAAATTCCCAACAATTAGTTTAGAAATCAGAACAGAAAGATGTAATCATTGCACAGACGCACCATGCGTTTCATGTTGTCCAACCGGCGCAAGTCATTATCACGATATTGGCGGAGTTGTTTTGGTAAATCACGATGAATGCATTGGATGTAAAGCTTGTATTGCTTCTTGTCCTTATGATGCAAGATATGTTCATCCCGAAGGCTATGTTGATAAATGTACATTTTGCATTCACAGAGTTGAGAAAGGATTAAATCCAGCATGCGTTTCTGTCTGTCCAACTCATTGTATGTATTTTGGTGATTTTGATGATCCAAACAGCCAAGTAAATTTATTGTTACAATCAAGAAAATATCATTCGCTAATTCCAGAAGCTGGAACAAAACCTAATATTTTTTATTTGATTTAG
- a CDS encoding molybdopterin-dependent oxidoreductase, translated as MNSLSRRRFLKITGATFGAAVAVTSLSEVVKGAEKIESKSGKKVEGIQKIPTYCDLCFWKCGAIAYLKDGELWKIEGNPEDPLSNGRLCPRGTGGIGVYSDSDRLKAPLIRKGERGKEEFVQVTWDEALDYIAGKMKKIKSEFGPESMVLFSHGIGGNFLQHLFNAYGSPNITAPSFTQCRGPREVGFELTFGDVVGSPERTDIQNAKCLVLIGSHLGENMHNTQVQEFAEAVEKGATIITVDPRFSVAASKSKYYLPIKPGTDLALILAWMNVIVSEKLYDKEFVENYGFGFDQFAYEISQYTPEWAYIVTSIEPDIIRETAYEMARYKPATLIHPGRHTTWYGDDTQRSRAIALLNALMGNWGKKGGFYIPYNYSIPKYPYPAYPEPKREAADNPNRRYPFAEGEKSSSGMRDATLTENPYPIKGWFIYATNLLQALPNMQETIDAIQKLDVLVVVDVVPSEIAGYADVVLPESVYLERYDDLNTSSFKEGFVGLRQPVIDSPNDQKPNWWIAKQLANKLSLGKYFPWKNVEEYLETRLKSAGLSLAELKEKGIIKAPQQPIYYGENDVPEFYTQSGKVEFYSIPLKEAGFDPVPKYTKPEEPPAGYFRLLFGRAPVHTFSKTLSNRFLSDLMSENELWLNSDIAKRLGINNGEYVKLKNQDGVISNKIKVKATERIRTDCVYMVHGFGQKAKMYRQTFNKGASDAQLVTKYKVDPLMGGTGMNVNFVTIELEA; from the coding sequence ATGAATTCATTATCACGAAGAAGATTCTTAAAAATTACCGGCGCAACCTTTGGTGCCGCCGTTGCCGTAACTTCACTTAGTGAAGTTGTAAAAGGTGCAGAAAAAATTGAAAGTAAATCCGGAAAAAAAGTTGAAGGGATTCAGAAAATTCCAACTTACTGCGATTTATGCTTTTGGAAATGCGGAGCAATTGCATATTTGAAAGACGGAGAACTTTGGAAAATTGAAGGAAATCCGGAAGATCCATTAAGCAACGGAAGATTGTGCCCAAGAGGAACCGGAGGAATTGGAGTTTATTCGGATTCCGATAGACTTAAAGCTCCGTTAATTAGAAAAGGTGAAAGAGGAAAAGAAGAATTTGTTCAAGTAACTTGGGATGAAGCTCTAGATTACATCGCCGGAAAAATGAAAAAAATTAAGTCGGAATTTGGACCCGAATCTATGGTTTTATTTAGTCACGGAATTGGAGGAAATTTTCTTCAGCATTTATTTAATGCTTATGGAAGTCCGAATATTACTGCTCCATCTTTTACTCAATGCCGCGGACCAAGAGAAGTTGGATTTGAATTAACATTCGGAGATGTAGTTGGCTCACCGGAAAGAACAGATATTCAAAATGCAAAATGTTTGGTTTTAATTGGTTCGCATCTTGGCGAAAATATGCATAATACACAAGTACAAGAATTTGCCGAAGCAGTAGAAAAGGGTGCAACAATAATTACAGTTGATCCAAGATTTTCCGTTGCTGCAAGCAAATCGAAATATTATCTACCAATTAAACCCGGAACCGATCTTGCATTAATTTTAGCTTGGATGAATGTTATAGTTTCAGAAAAATTATATGATAAAGAATTTGTAGAAAATTACGGATTTGGTTTTGATCAATTTGCGTATGAAATTTCCCAATACACTCCGGAATGGGCATATATAGTAACTTCGATCGAACCCGATATTATTAGAGAAACTGCTTACGAAATGGCGCGATATAAACCGGCAACTTTAATTCATCCCGGAAGACACACAACTTGGTACGGAGATGATACACAACGAAGCCGAGCAATTGCTTTGTTAAATGCACTTATGGGAAATTGGGGAAAGAAAGGCGGATTTTATATTCCATATAATTACAGTATTCCAAAATATCCTTATCCAGCTTACCCGGAACCGAAAAGGGAAGCTGCTGATAATCCAAATCGAAGATATCCATTTGCAGAAGGCGAAAAAAGTTCAAGTGGAATGCGTGATGCAACATTGACCGAAAATCCTTATCCAATAAAAGGATGGTTTATTTATGCTACAAATCTTTTGCAAGCTTTGCCGAATATGCAAGAAACAATAGATGCAATTCAGAAATTAGATGTGTTGGTTGTTGTAGATGTTGTTCCAAGTGAAATTGCTGGATATGCAGATGTAGTTTTACCGGAATCAGTTTATTTGGAAAGATATGATGATTTGAATACTTCGTCATTCAAAGAAGGATTTGTTGGTTTGCGTCAACCGGTAATAGATTCTCCTAATGATCAAAAACCAAATTGGTGGATTGCAAAACAACTCGCAAATAAACTTAGCTTAGGAAAATATTTTCCTTGGAAAAATGTTGAAGAATATCTTGAAACAAGATTGAAAAGTGCGGGATTGAGTTTAGCGGAATTAAAAGAAAAAGGTATAATAAAAGCTCCTCAACAGCCTATTTATTATGGAGAAAATGATGTTCCGGAATTTTATACACAATCCGGAAAAGTTGAATTTTATTCAATTCCACTAAAAGAAGCGGGATTTGATCCCGTTCCAAAATATACCAAACCTGAAGAACCGCCAGCCGGATATTTTAGATTATTATTTGGAAGAGCACCGGTTCATACTTTTAGCAAAACTTTATCAAACAGATTTTTATCAGATTTGATGAGTGAAAATGAGTTGTGGTTAAATTCTGATATTGCAAAAAGATTGGGAATTAATAATGGTGAATATGTAAAATTAAAAAATCAAGATGGAGTTATAAGCAATAAAATCAAGGTTAAAGCTACGGAAAGAATTAGAACAGATTGCGTTTATATGGTTCACGGTTTTGGACAGAAAGCAAAAATGTATCGGCAGACTTTCAATAAAGGTGCAAGCGATGCACAGCTTGTTACAAAATATAAAGTTGATCCATTGATGGGAGGAACGGGAATGAATGTAAATTTCGTAACTATTGAGTTGGAGGCGTAG
- a CDS encoding MerR family transcriptional regulator — MEIAIDKKTPIYPIRTAAQILGISVPTLRMYEKEGLIIPHKSDGNQRIYSEDDLERLRCIRRAINESKISINGIKTIYSLIPCWEVVKCTEEDRKVCDAFKSHQQPCWTFTHPNTICENRNCRECEVYNEFSQCGAIKDLIKKISGL, encoded by the coding sequence ATGGAAATTGCCATAGATAAAAAAACTCCAATTTATCCAATCAGAACAGCCGCACAAATTCTTGGAATTTCCGTTCCAACCCTTAGAATGTATGAAAAAGAAGGTTTAATAATTCCGCATAAATCTGATGGAAACCAAAGAATTTATTCCGAAGACGATTTGGAAAGATTAAGATGTATTCGCCGAGCAATTAACGAATCGAAAATCAGTATAAACGGAATCAAAACAATTTACTCGCTTATTCCTTGCTGGGAAGTTGTAAAATGTACAGAAGAAGACCGAAAAGTTTGTGATGCTTTTAAGAGTCATCAGCAACCTTGCTGGACATTCACACACCCAAATACGATTTGTGAAAACCGAAACTGCAGAGAATGCGAAGTTTATAATGAATTTTCGCAATGCGGAGCAATAAAAGATTTAATTAAGAAAATATCGGGATTATAA
- a CDS encoding HAMP domain-containing protein, giving the protein MKLNTLRAKVTLILLLSITSISVILLILSYSNSVEENNSKIANEFKKFENLFDKEIEAKILDQSAALEILSHDEKILQLFAEQNRDELSKYLLPLFENKLKPIYKIAQLHFHTRDNLSFLRLHEPENFGDDLSSFRKTVVECNSQRKIVSGIEVGKFGTGLRNITPLEYKNIHIGSVEFSGSIFGILDGIGKALNMEYSIGIHKKNLDATGKKLGNNDIVKEKSIYYHFSNPEIIKQLENVEIQKEPIVYDFGDKKIAVASIPLYDYKKKDAGCVTLFKDVSNNYAVLHSAIYNSILVVFISTLIISLISFTFLKKNLLNPLVAISEAANKISNGKYDFTLSVRKNDEIGAVRKSLNKMIENINRSRQALHDEKNSIEEKVKIAIKESEEQKLYLEKSVEKMLYVMNEFSKGNLTVKLPDDYQDSIGKLFRGFNSTVKNLHDLVSKVNETVDLTINESMRIAAGVEELSIGSEQQSEQTNEITNSIDEMIKTFSETSRNTNSAAKSANEAGKLAKEGSKVVQNAVEAMDKIALIVSNAAEKVSELGKNSDKIGEIIQVIDEIADQTNLLALNAAIEAARAGEHGRGFAVVADEVRKLAERTTNSTQEISKMIQQIQTDTQLVVNSIYEGNQEVEKGKKLAKNAGDAIDHIVISTNHVVDEINQVATASEEQSSQSNHVSENIIRINNVASESLVGVQQIASAAEHLNNMTMDLKELTCQFKINNSNFKNNCKENVYVEY; this is encoded by the coding sequence ATGAAATTAAACACACTTAGAGCAAAAGTTACTTTAATTTTATTACTTTCGATTACGTCAATTTCTGTAATATTGCTTATTCTTTCTTACTCAAATTCTGTTGAAGAAAATAACTCAAAAATTGCCAATGAGTTTAAGAAATTTGAAAATCTATTTGACAAGGAAATTGAAGCTAAAATTCTTGATCAATCTGCAGCATTAGAAATTTTAAGTCATGATGAAAAAATTTTACAACTTTTTGCCGAACAAAATCGTGATGAATTATCAAAATATTTACTTCCTCTTTTTGAAAATAAATTAAAACCTATTTACAAAATTGCTCAACTTCATTTTCACACAAGAGATAATCTTTCCTTTTTACGACTTCATGAACCTGAAAATTTTGGTGATGATTTAAGTTCATTTAGAAAAACTGTTGTTGAGTGTAACTCACAGAGAAAAATTGTTTCCGGAATTGAAGTTGGAAAATTTGGAACCGGATTACGAAATATTACTCCACTTGAGTATAAAAATATCCATATTGGAAGTGTTGAATTTAGCGGAAGTATTTTCGGAATTTTGGATGGAATTGGTAAAGCTTTAAATATGGAATACTCGATTGGAATTCATAAAAAAAATCTTGATGCAACCGGAAAAAAATTAGGTAATAATGATATTGTTAAAGAAAAAAGTATTTACTATCATTTTTCAAATCCGGAAATAATTAAACAATTGGAAAATGTAGAAATTCAAAAAGAGCCGATAGTTTATGATTTTGGTGATAAAAAAATTGCCGTCGCTTCTATTCCACTTTATGATTATAAGAAAAAAGATGCCGGCTGTGTAACATTATTTAAAGATGTTTCAAATAATTATGCAGTTCTTCATAGCGCAATTTATAATTCTATTTTAGTTGTTTTTATTTCTACATTAATTATTTCACTTATTTCATTCACATTTTTGAAAAAAAATCTACTAAATCCTCTTGTTGCAATTAGCGAAGCAGCAAATAAAATTTCCAACGGAAAATATGATTTTACACTTTCGGTTAGAAAAAATGATGAAATTGGTGCAGTAAGAAAAAGTTTAAATAAAATGATTGAAAATATTAATAGAAGCAGGCAAGCACTTCATGATGAAAAAAACAGTATAGAAGAAAAAGTAAAAATTGCAATAAAAGAATCCGAAGAACAAAAACTTTATTTGGAAAAAAGTGTTGAGAAAATGCTTTATGTAATGAATGAATTTTCCAAGGGAAATTTAACAGTAAAACTTCCGGATGATTATCAAGATTCAATAGGAAAACTATTTAGAGGATTTAATTCAACTGTGAAAAATCTACATGATTTGGTAAGTAAAGTAAATGAAACAGTTGATTTAACAATTAATGAAAGTATGCGAATTGCCGCCGGTGTTGAGGAATTATCCATTGGCTCTGAACAACAAAGTGAACAGACAAATGAAATAACAAATTCAATTGATGAAATGATTAAAACATTTTCAGAAACTTCACGAAATACAAATTCTGCAGCAAAATCTGCTAATGAAGCCGGAAAATTAGCCAAAGAAGGAAGCAAAGTTGTGCAAAATGCAGTTGAAGCAATGGATAAAATTGCATTGATTGTTTCTAACGCAGCTGAAAAAGTTTCTGAACTTGGAAAAAATTCTGATAAAATTGGTGAGATTATTCAAGTTATTGATGAAATTGCCGATCAAACAAATCTGCTTGCACTAAACGCTGCAATTGAAGCCGCTCGAGCTGGCGAACATGGAAGAGGTTTTGCTGTTGTTGCTGATGAAGTTAGAAAATTAGCAGAAAGAACAACAAATTCAACACAAGAAATTTCAAAAATGATTCAGCAAATTCAGACAGATACTCAGCTCGTTGTTAACTCAATTTATGAAGGGAATCAAGAAGTTGAAAAAGGAAAAAAACTAGCTAAAAATGCCGGAGATGCAATTGATCATATTGTAATTAGCACAAATCATGTTGTTGATGAAATTAACCAAGTTGCAACAGCTAGCGAAGAACAATCCTCGCAATCAAATCATGTTTCTGAAAATATAATTAGAATAAATAATGTTGCTTCGGAATCTTTAGTCGGTGTACAACAAATAGCAAGCGCCGCAGAACATCTAAATAATATGACAATGGATTTGAAAGAATTAACTTGTCAGTTTAAAATTAACAACAGTAATTTTAAAAATAATTGTAAAGAAAATGTTTATGTAGAATATTAA
- a CDS encoding YeeE/YedE family protein has product MGPLVPDVISNDLNFIIALVIGVAFGAILEQAGFSTSKKLVGLFYGYDFTVLRVFFTAGLVAMFGIIMLDHWGYLDVNLIYINPTFVGAAIAGGLIMGLGFVIGGFCPGTSVCAAAIGKIDAMYFILGSVLGILIFAEGYPLWEDFYKAYNFGGIRIFDTFGISQSLFAFILTSIALIAFWATSIIENKVNGVEKPAIRFTPYYLGLTAVGIFIAISAFMFPPKKAGLLEMVENLEFVNSYPLKEITSDELAYRMMEGDKKLQIFDFRTSDEYRKQSLPNSILFSIDNFFEKEPNRFLSLANRTNVFIANDEIEERKIAIIAKELGYNNIKILSGGIKTFNKLILNFDNTQTPQNKVEQTTFAFREKASLVIPEMIKNNKPKGGVEKKLKRVVGGC; this is encoded by the coding sequence ATGGGTCCTTTAGTTCCCGATGTAATCAGCAATGATTTAAATTTTATAATTGCTTTGGTTATTGGAGTTGCATTTGGTGCAATTTTAGAGCAAGCCGGATTTTCAACTTCTAAAAAATTAGTTGGATTATTCTACGGTTATGATTTTACAGTTCTTCGCGTGTTTTTTACTGCGGGACTTGTAGCAATGTTCGGAATTATAATGTTAGATCATTGGGGATATTTAGATGTAAATCTAATTTATATAAATCCAACATTTGTAGGCGCAGCAATTGCCGGTGGATTAATTATGGGATTAGGATTTGTGATTGGCGGATTTTGTCCCGGAACTTCCGTGTGTGCAGCCGCCATTGGTAAAATTGATGCAATGTATTTCATCCTTGGTTCTGTTTTGGGAATATTAATTTTCGCAGAAGGTTATCCTCTTTGGGAAGATTTTTATAAAGCTTATAATTTTGGCGGAATAAGAATTTTTGATACTTTCGGAATTTCACAATCATTATTTGCATTTATTCTTACTTCAATAGCACTTATAGCTTTTTGGGCAACTTCAATAATTGAAAATAAAGTTAACGGAGTTGAAAAACCGGCAATTAGATTTACTCCTTATTATTTGGGATTAACAGCAGTTGGAATTTTTATCGCAATTTCGGCTTTTATGTTTCCTCCTAAAAAAGCGGGATTATTAGAAATGGTTGAAAATTTAGAATTTGTAAATTCATATCCGCTTAAAGAAATCACTTCTGATGAATTAGCTTACAGAATGATGGAAGGCGATAAAAAATTACAAATTTTCGATTTTAGAACTTCCGATGAATATAGAAAACAAAGTTTGCCAAATTCAATTTTATTTTCTATAGATAATTTTTTTGAAAAAGAACCAAACAGATTTTTAAGCTTGGCAAATAGAACAAATGTATTTATTGCAAATGACGAAATTGAAGAAAGAAAAATTGCAATTATAGCAAAAGAACTTGGTTATAATAATATTAAAATACTTTCCGGTGGGATTAAAACATTTAACAAACTTATTTTGAATTTTGATAATACACAAACTCCACAAAATAAAGTTGAACAAACAACATTTGCATTTAGAGAAAAAGCTTCTTTAGTAATTCCGGAAATGATTAAAAACAATAAGCCCAAAGGCGGTGTTGAGAAAAAGTTAAAAAGAGTTGTCGGCGGTTGTTAA
- a CDS encoding YeeE/YedE family protein, with amino-acid sequence MQTKYMNPYLAGFLLGLLLVATVYITGRGLGASGAVKSMTVQVVESVTPNHAENTKFYKEYLSEHTGSPLKSWLVFEVIGVLIGAFISGLVSERLNLTLEHGPRIDSRIRIFGAITGGLLFGFGAQLGRGCTSGAALSGMAVLSSGGILTMIAIFGGAYLFAYFFRKFWI; translated from the coding sequence ATGCAGACAAAATATATGAATCCATATTTAGCAGGATTTTTATTAGGACTTCTTTTAGTTGCAACAGTTTACATAACCGGAAGAGGATTAGGTGCAAGCGGAGCTGTAAAAAGTATGACTGTTCAAGTTGTTGAATCAGTAACTCCGAATCATGCAGAGAATACAAAATTTTACAAAGAATATTTATCAGAACATACTGGAAGCCCGCTAAAATCTTGGCTGGTTTTTGAAGTAATCGGAGTTTTAATCGGCGCATTTATTTCCGGATTAGTATCTGAAAGATTAAATTTAACTCTCGAACACGGTCCAAGAATAGATTCAAGAATTAGAATATTTGGTGCAATTACCGGCGGATTATTATTTGGATTTGGTGCACAATTGGGAAGAGGTTGCACAAGCGGTGCAGCATTAAGCGGAATGGCAGTTTTATCTTCCGGTGGAATTTTAACAATGATTGCAATTTTTGGTGGTGCATATTTGTTTGCATATTTTTTTAGAAAATTTTGGATTTAA
- a CDS encoding cytochrome b/b6 domain-containing protein — translation MTKKVYVYKSFERFWHWMQAILIIFLGFTGFEIHGSYNFFGFEEAVMYHNISAYLFIILIVFAIFWHFTTGEWKQYIPTYKNIVAQVHYYFSGIFKNAPHPTKKTVLRKLNPMQKLTYFGLKILVIPLSVTSGLLYMLYRYPQRHEIKFLNIDSLEIIAIVHTVAAFFLVSFLIVHLYLITTGETITTNLKAMLTGYEELEHDDAEVLKLKESK, via the coding sequence ATGACTAAAAAAGTTTATGTCTATAAATCCTTTGAAAGATTTTGGCATTGGATGCAGGCAATCTTAATAATATTTCTTGGATTTACCGGATTTGAAATTCACGGTTCATATAATTTCTTCGGATTTGAAGAAGCAGTAATGTACCATAATATTTCAGCTTATTTATTTATCATACTAATTGTATTTGCAATATTTTGGCATTTTACAACAGGCGAATGGAAACAATATATTCCAACTTATAAAAATATTGTTGCTCAAGTGCATTATTATTTTTCCGGAATTTTTAAAAATGCTCCACATCCTACAAAGAAAACTGTTTTAAGAAAATTAAATCCTATGCAAAAGTTAACTTACTTCGGATTAAAAATTTTGGTAATTCCGCTTTCGGTAACTTCCGGATTACTCTATATGCTTTATCGTTATCCGCAAAGACATGAAATAAAATTTTTAAATATTGATTCTTTGGAAATTATTGCGATTGTTCATACAGTTGCGGCATTCTTTTTGGTTTCATTTTTAATTGTTCATCTTTACTTAATAACAACTGGTGAAACTATTACAACAAACTTAAAAGCAATGTTAACGGGCTACGAAGAACTTGAGCATGATGATGCTGAAGTATTAAAATTAAAGGAGAGTAAATAA